Sequence from the Ornithinimicrobium humiphilum genome:
CAGATGGTCCGTTCCTACCTCGAGCTCGTCGAGCGCGACCCCGAGATCTACCGCTTCGTGGTGACCCGGCCCCTGGAGACGCAGGAGGGCGCCGACGGCGACCCCGTCGACCACATCACCGACCGCATCGCCGAGCAGCTCGCCGAGACCCTGCGCGAGCACCTCGACACGACCGCGGACCCCGCCGCCGCCCTGCACGCCCAGGTCTGGGCGCACGGGATCGTCGGCATGGTCCGCAACGTCTCCGACCACTGGCTCGCCAGCCGCAGCACCGGCGAGGACCACCCGGGCGCCGACGAGGTCGCCGCCGCCGTCGTGGCCCTGCTCCGCCCCGCCCTGACCCCGACCGACACCACTCCCGGAGGACGACGAT
This genomic interval carries:
- a CDS encoding TetR/AcrR family transcriptional regulator; this translates as MAPVLPPAPGVAPGPVRDGRDVRWEAHRTRRRRQLVEAALRAIRKHGAGVGMDEIAAEGSTSKTVLYRHLGDRAGLYRAVVAAVDETILGDLAEAAAGGRDVVERIGQMVRSYLELVERDPEIYRFVVTRPLETQEGADGDPVDHITDRIAEQLAETLREHLDTTADPAAALHAQVWAHGIVGMVRNVSDHWLASRSTGEDHPGADEVAAAVVALLRPALTPTDTTPGGRR